Proteins encoded within one genomic window of Ovis aries strain OAR_USU_Benz2616 breed Rambouillet chromosome 1, ARS-UI_Ramb_v3.0, whole genome shotgun sequence:
- the ANAPC13 gene encoding anaphase-promoting complex subunit 13: MDSEVQRDGRILDLIDDAWREDKLPYEDVAIPLNELPEPEQDNGGTTESVKEQEMKWTDLALQYLHENVPPIGN; this comes from the exons ATGGACAGTGAGGTACAGAGAGATGGAAGGATCTTGGATTTGATTGACGATGCTTGGCGAGAAGATAAGCTGCCTTATGAGGATGTTGCAATACCACTG AATGAGCTTCCTGAACCTGAACAGGACAATGGAGGCACCACAGAATCTGTTAAAGAACAAGAGATGAAGTGGACCGACTTGGCCTTACAATACCTCCATGAAAACGTTCCCCCCATAGGAAACTGA